Proteins found in one Campylobacter canadensis genomic segment:
- the uppS gene encoding polyprenyl diphosphate synthase translates to MNELKHIAIIMDGNGRWAKKQGLIRSFGHKAGANNVENILKCCLEFNVKNLSLFAFSTENWQRPKNEVDFIFSLFDDYLSKYKEKFKNEGVCFKVFGDITKLNQKLQNNILEFSEYTKNENKINFNLAINYGAKDELVRTFKKIQEKNLQINEENITKNLDISTDVDLLIRTGDCTRISNFMLWQCAYAQIHFTKTLFPDFSSLELEQIINDFLNTKRTFGGV, encoded by the coding sequence ATGAATGAATTAAAACACATTGCTATAATTATGGATGGCAATGGAAGATGGGCAAAAAAGCAAGGTTTAATAAGAAGCTTTGGGCATAAGGCTGGAGCGAATAATGTTGAAAATATTTTAAAATGCTGCTTAGAATTTAATGTAAAAAATTTAAGCTTATTTGCCTTTTCCACTGAAAACTGGCAAAGACCTAAAAATGAAGTAGATTTTATATTTTCCTTATTTGATGATTATCTTAGTAAATATAAAGAAAAATTTAAAAACGAAGGCGTATGCTTTAAAGTTTTTGGAGATATTACAAAACTTAATCAAAAACTACAAAATAATATTTTAGAATTTAGCGAATATACAAAAAATGAAAATAAAATTAACTTTAACCTTGCTATAAATTACGGTGCAAAAGATGAACTAGTAAGAACCTTTAAAAAAATTCAAGAAAAAAATTTACAAATTAATGAAGAAAATATCACAAAAAATCTTGATATTAGCACTGATGTAGATTTATTAATTAGAACGGGAGATTGTACAAGAATTTCAAATTTTATGCTTTGGCAATGTGCTTATGCACAAATTCATTTTACAAAAACCTTATTTCCTGATTTTTCTTCTTTAGAATTAGAACAAATTATTAATGATTTTTTAAATACAAAAAGAACTTTTGGCGGTGTTTAA
- the coaBC gene encoding bifunctional phosphopantothenoylcysteine decarboxylase/phosphopantothenate--cysteine ligase CoaBC, producing MKVLIAISASIAFYKSYELISMFKKEGIKVKALLSKGLLDFVNPISFEALCEEVLYENNQNWQNNLNHIAFSKDCDLIIFAPASVNSINKLANGICDNLFIQTLIAANKPLIIAPAANTNMYLHFSTQESLEKLRKNNAIIINPVCKELACKDVGVGALASVESIFNAAKKELFKIKEFENKNILITGGACKEDIDGVRCISNYSSGKMASALAKQAYFYGANVVFLNSFNFSFDGIKSLNFSSSKELWDLMQEYKNYDYLFMVAAVSDFVPIKLEHKLNRNEFKDELNIKIKANFDLVKNYDFKGKKIAFKLESDENIAFNKAQNAFFDKNLKLLCLNILGKNVYFGNDESEFYLYDGKNFSNKIVADKTIIAKEILKAASNV from the coding sequence ATGAAGGTTTTAATCGCAATTAGTGCTAGTATAGCTTTTTATAAATCTTATGAATTAATTTCAATGTTTAAAAAAGAAGGCATAAAGGTTAAAGCCTTGCTTAGTAAGGGCTTATTAGATTTTGTAAATCCTATTAGTTTTGAAGCTTTGTGCGAAGAGGTTTTATATGAAAATAATCAAAATTGGCAAAATAATTTAAACCATATTGCCTTTAGTAAAGATTGCGATTTAATCATTTTTGCACCAGCTAGCGTAAATAGCATAAACAAACTTGCTAATGGAATTTGTGATAATTTATTCATTCAAACCCTAATTGCAGCAAACAAACCATTAATAATTGCTCCAGCTGCAAACACAAATATGTATTTGCATTTTTCTACTCAAGAAAGCTTAGAAAAGTTAAGAAAAAATAATGCAATTATTATTAATCCTGTTTGTAAAGAACTTGCTTGTAAAGATGTTGGCGTTGGGGCTTTAGCCAGTGTTGAAAGTATTTTTAATGCAGCTAAAAAAGAATTATTTAAGATAAAAGAATTTGAAAATAAAAATATTTTAATTACAGGTGGAGCTTGTAAAGAAGATATTGATGGAGTGCGTTGTATTAGCAATTATTCAAGTGGAAAAATGGCTAGTGCTTTAGCAAAACAAGCTTATTTTTACGGTGCTAATGTTGTATTTTTAAATTCTTTTAATTTTTCTTTTGATGGGATAAAAAGCCTTAATTTTTCTTCTTCAAAAGAGCTTTGGGATTTAATGCAAGAATATAAAAATTATGATTATTTATTTATGGTTGCTGCAGTTAGCGATTTTGTGCCTATTAAATTAGAGCATAAATTAAATAGAAATGAATTTAAAGATGAATTAAATATTAAAATTAAGGCTAATTTTGATTTAGTAAAAAATTATGATTTTAAAGGTAAAAAAATAGCTTTTAAACTTGAAAGCGATGAAAATATCGCATTTAATAAAGCACAAAATGCCTTTTTTGATAAAAACTTAAAATTGCTTTGTTTAAATATTTTAGGAAAAAATGTCTATTTTGGAAACGACGAAAGCGAATTTTATTTATATGATGGTAAAAATTTTTCTAATAAAATAGTGGCAGATAAGACAATAATTGCAAAAGAGATTTTAAAGGCGGCAAGTAATGTTTAA
- the glmU gene encoding bifunctional UDP-N-acetylglucosamine diphosphorylase/glucosamine-1-phosphate N-acetyltransferase GlmU, which translates to MTSVVILAAGFGTRMKSSLAKPLHKISDWEMIFYSLENAFKLSDDVSVVLFNQAEKIQEKILSEFKNTKIVLQNMQFSGTGGALKNYHALYDEVLVLNADMPLVSLDSLKQLCTLDCDIAMSVFNKYEKNEYGKVVINDEKIVKIVENKDANEEEKNISLCNGGIYKFKKDILENYLPKLKNDNAQKEYYLTDIIKFAIDDGFLVKSMLKDENEFLGINSKKDLEQAQALHQKMIKEKLLQDGIIMHNKESIFISYKSEFIDECEIYPNCVFKGKNKIIKSVIYENTSIENSIVTNSSIGPLARIRPKCDIKESKIGNFVECKNADLTKVKAGHLSYLGDCVIKSGVNIGCGVIICNYDGVKKHLSVINEDCFIGSNSNLIAPIEIAKNTLIAAGSTISNKDASKMQEKDLFLQRADARIISNFKQF; encoded by the coding sequence ATGACAAGCGTAGTTATACTAGCAGCAGGATTTGGAACTAGAATGAAAAGTTCTTTAGCAAAACCACTTCATAAAATAAGCGATTGGGAGATGATTTTTTATTCTTTAGAAAATGCTTTTAAACTAAGCGATGATGTAAGCGTAGTGCTTTTTAATCAGGCTGAAAAAATACAAGAAAAAATATTAAGTGAATTTAAAAATACTAAAATCGTACTTCAAAATATGCAATTTAGTGGTACAGGCGGGGCTTTAAAAAACTATCATGCTTTATATGATGAAGTTTTGGTTTTAAATGCTGATATGCCATTAGTTAGCTTAGATTCTTTAAAACAATTATGTACGCTTGATTGCGATATTGCAATGAGTGTTTTTAATAAATATGAAAAAAATGAATATGGAAAAGTAGTAATTAATGATGAAAAAATAGTAAAAATAGTTGAAAATAAAGACGCAAATGAAGAAGAAAAAAATATAAGTCTTTGCAATGGCGGAATTTATAAATTTAAAAAAGATATCTTAGAAAATTATCTACCAAAATTAAAAAATGACAATGCGCAAAAAGAATATTATTTAACTGATATTATAAAATTTGCTATTGATGATGGTTTTTTAGTAAAAAGTATGTTAAAAGATGAAAATGAATTTTTAGGCATAAATTCTAAAAAAGATTTAGAACAAGCTCAAGCCTTGCATCAAAAAATGATAAAAGAAAAATTATTACAAGATGGAATTATTATGCACAATAAAGAAAGTATTTTTATAAGTTATAAAAGTGAATTTATTGATGAGTGTGAGATTTATCCAAATTGTGTTTTTAAAGGAAAAAATAAAATTATTAAAAGTGTAATTTATGAAAATACAAGCATTGAAAATAGCATAGTTACAAACTCAAGCATAGGACCACTTGCAAGAATACGCCCAAAATGTGATATTAAAGAAAGTAAAATTGGAAATTTCGTTGAATGCAAAAATGCTGATTTAACAAAGGTAAAAGCAGGACATTTAAGCTATCTTGGAGACTGCGTTATAAAAAGCGGTGTAAATATTGGCTGTGGAGTTATAATTTGTAATTACGATGGGGTTAAAAAGCATTTAAGCGTTATTAATGAAGATTGTTTTATAGGCAGTAATTCAAACCTAATTGCTCCAATTGAAATTGCAAAAAATACACTAATAGCAGCAGGAAGCACAATTAGCAATAAAGATGCAAGTAAAATGCAAGAAAAAGATTTATTTTTACAAAGAGCAGATGCAAGAATAATTAGTAATTTTAAACAATTTTAA
- a CDS encoding prepilin peptidase produces the protein MDIILFIQILACIVGACFGSFLNVLIYRLPNKMSIFYPPSACVKCKNQLKFYHNVPIFGWIMLGGKCAFCKEKISFIYPVIEFICALIFFFCFKNIEEINLYFLAKTCLLAIAFALLLALCIIDIKYLAVPHLLLVFTLLLFFVANFSLQTFNQILFFAGAAYLLKSILEAFINMKKDEKDCIQVMGEADIEIIAIMGILDKISYGFCAVFLAAIISLPVFFVVKLSGKNNIELPFIPFLSIAFALIYIFPNLAEWMLGFYGL, from the coding sequence ATGGATATAATTTTATTTATTCAAATTCTAGCTTGTATTGTTGGAGCTTGTTTTGGCTCTTTTTTGAATGTATTAATTTATAGATTACCTAATAAAATGAGTATTTTTTACCCGCCAAGTGCTTGTGTAAAATGCAAAAATCAACTTAAGTTTTATCATAATGTACCTATTTTTGGTTGGATTATGCTTGGTGGAAAATGCGCATTTTGTAAAGAAAAAATAAGTTTTATTTACCCTGTTATTGAGTTTATTTGCGCTTTAATTTTCTTTTTTTGCTTTAAAAATATTGAAGAAATTAATCTTTATTTTTTAGCAAAAACCTGCCTTTTAGCTATTGCATTTGCTTTATTATTAGCACTTTGCATAATAGATATTAAATATTTAGCTGTACCGCATCTTCTTTTAGTTTTTACCTTACTTTTATTTTTTGTTGCTAATTTTTCATTGCAAACATTTAATCAAATCTTGTTTTTTGCAGGAGCAGCTTATTTGCTAAAATCAATACTAGAAGCCTTTATAAATATGAAAAAAGATGAAAAAGACTGTATTCAGGTAATGGGCGAAGCAGATATTGAAATTATTGCTATTATGGGTATATTAGATAAAATCTCTTATGGTTTTTGTGCTGTTTTTTTAGCGGCTATTATTTCTTTGCCTGTGTTTTTTGTAGTAAAACTTAGTGGAAAAAATAATATTGAATTACCTTTCATTCCTTTTTTAAGCATAGCTTTTGCCTTAATTTATATTTTTCCTAATTTAGCAGAATGGATGCTTGGTTTTTATGGTTTATAG
- the ilvN gene encoding acetolactate synthase small subunit — translation MKRVLSIIVSNEHGVLSRVVGLFSGRGYNIDSLTVAPIVNTEFSRINISTSEDNATFEQITKQLHKLIPVYKVLEDCEFVERECALIKISANENLSGLDTLLKSYGGNIAHSNDEFITICVNDTNERISNFIKTMKRFNPIDIARSGVLLMEIK, via the coding sequence ATGAAAAGAGTATTAAGTATAATAGTAAGCAATGAGCATGGGGTTTTAAGTAGAGTTGTTGGTTTATTTTCAGGTCGTGGTTATAATATTGATAGTTTAACCGTTGCTCCTATAGTAAATACTGAATTTTCAAGAATAAACATAAGCACAAGTGAAGATAATGCAACTTTTGAACAAATAACAAAACAATTACACAAACTTATTCCTGTTTATAAGGTGCTAGAAGATTGTGAGTTTGTTGAGCGTGAATGTGCTTTAATTAAAATTAGCGCTAATGAAAATTTAAGCGGACTTGATACTTTATTAAAATCTTATGGTGGTAATATTGCACATTCAAATGATGAATTTATTACAATCTGTGTAAATGATACTAATGAAAGAATTAGTAATTTTATTAAAACTATGAAAAGATTTAACCCTATTGATATTGCAAGGTCAGGGGTGTTATTAATGGAGATTAAATGA
- a CDS encoding efflux RND transporter periplasmic adaptor subunit, whose product MRKILLILSSIYLFANEIYASFDVIADKSSKLALSAGGVVSKIYVDVASKVKKGDLLLELDSDIEEIALKQAKSEYELAKIGFEHANNTLNRYLQVKNVIDEQSLESIKAKQEEFQTRLNTAQINILRYETMIKKKKLYAPFSGVISAKLVEVAEGVGGVMQPLFVLDSYPKVKLLLSFDEKYKDLVKIGDSFSYQVNDKKMQGKISKIYPNIDVKTRKVYAEVDAQDLSIGLFGEGYIKVGE is encoded by the coding sequence ATGAGAAAAATCTTATTAATATTAAGTTCTATTTATTTATTTGCAAATGAAATTTATGCTTCATTTGATGTTATCGCTGATAAAAGCTCAAAATTAGCTTTAAGTGCTGGTGGAGTTGTAAGTAAGATTTATGTAGATGTTGCAAGCAAGGTAAAAAAAGGCGATTTGTTATTGGAGCTTGATAGCGATATAGAAGAAATTGCATTAAAACAAGCAAAAAGCGAATATGAATTAGCAAAAATTGGTTTTGAGCATGCTAATAATACTTTAAATAGATATTTGCAAGTAAAAAATGTAATTGATGAGCAAAGCTTAGAAAGCATAAAGGCAAAACAAGAAGAATTTCAAACAAGATTAAATACCGCACAAATTAATATTTTAAGATACGAAACAATGATAAAAAAGAAAAAACTATATGCTCCATTTAGTGGGGTTATTAGTGCAAAATTAGTTGAAGTTGCTGAAGGTGTTGGTGGAGTTATGCAGCCGTTATTTGTGCTTGATTCTTATCCAAAAGTAAAACTTTTATTAAGTTTTGATGAAAAATATAAAGATTTAGTAAAAATAGGAGATAGTTTTTCTTATCAAGTAAATGATAAAAAAATGCAAGGTAAAATTAGTAAAATATATCCTAATATTGATGTGAAAACAAGAAAGGTTTATGCAGAAGTTGATGCACAAGATTTAAGCATTGGCTTATTTGGAGAAGGTTATATAAAGGTGGGTGAATAA
- a CDS encoding LptF/LptG family permease → MVYRYLFKHFSASFLSIFITLFLISSIIILFQITKFTSYIELSLYDLFKLYSLMGVKLILFTFPISFLLACGISCLNLSKENELIMLFSLGYSPKIISKFFCYLSFIVSFILLLITLIFIPISFSLYDNFLDYKKAFSKINLKTHGYGQKIGNLIYLTNSEENGIYKDITIYKAKSKEEDEQIIFAKSAKIIAQDNSISLKLNDVTQYIFQNTLYINKIANLDFNTQVSKQNTDIQNVLEYWKDYKNPSKSKELIIYSILSLLPLCAFKYVLSFSIISSRYEKSFLYPALFIFFMLYFSLALVLSKFHIYTIISIFLIFSTLSYFFFKNKIISKY, encoded by the coding sequence ATGGTTTATAGATATTTATTTAAGCATTTTTCTGCTTCATTTTTGTCAATTTTTATAACTTTATTTTTAATTTCATCAATAATAATTTTGTTTCAAATTACAAAATTTACTTCATATATTGAATTATCTTTATATGATTTATTTAAATTATATTCTTTAATGGGGGTAAAATTAATTTTATTTACCTTTCCTATTTCTTTTTTACTTGCTTGTGGAATTTCTTGCCTTAATTTAAGCAAGGAAAATGAGCTAATAATGTTATTTTCTTTAGGTTATTCGCCTAAAATTATTTCTAAATTCTTTTGTTATTTATCCTTTATTGTTAGCTTTATCTTGTTATTAATAACCTTAATTTTTATTCCTATTTCTTTTTCTTTGTACGATAATTTTTTAGATTACAAAAAAGCCTTTTCTAAAATAAATCTTAAAACACACGGCTACGGACAAAAAATTGGTAATTTAATCTATCTAACAAATAGTGAAGAAAACGGAATTTACAAAGATATCACAATCTATAAAGCAAAAAGCAAAGAAGAAGATGAGCAAATAATCTTTGCAAAATCAGCAAAAATAATAGCTCAAGATAACAGTATAAGTTTAAAACTAAACGATGTTACTCAATATATCTTTCAAAATACACTTTATATAAATAAAATTGCTAATTTAGATTTTAATACACAAGTAAGTAAGCAAAATACAGATATTCAAAATGTATTAGAATACTGGAAAGATTATAAAAACCCATCAAAATCTAAAGAATTAATAATTTACTCTATTTTAAGTTTGTTACCTTTATGTGCCTTTAAATATGTTTTATCCTTTAGTATAATTAGCTCAAGATATGAAAAATCGTTTTTATATCCTGCTTTATTTATATTTTTTATGCTTTATTTTTCACTTGCTTTAGTGCTTAGTAAGTTTCATATTTACACTATTATCTCAATATTTTTGATTTTTTCTACTCTTTCTTACTTTTTTTTCAAAAATAAAATTATTAGTAAATATTAA
- a CDS encoding acetolactate synthase large subunit has translation MISGAKIICKALKEEGVEVVFGYPGGAALNIYDEIYKQNDFKHILVRHEQSAAHAADAYSRASSKVGVALVTSGPGFTNTLTGLATAYCDSIPMVLISAQVATSLIGTDAFQEIDAIGMSRPCVKHSYLVKDIKDLAKTIKEAFYIAKSGRPGPVHIDIPKDITALKYEFNYPSEVNLKTYKPTYKGHLKQIKKLAQAINESKKPLLYIGGGAMNASNEIKEFIKKAKIPSVCTLMALGILPDDEKLNLKMAGMHGSYKANMAISECDLLISIGARFDDRITGKTSEFAKMAKIAHIDIDPCSISKIIKADYPIVGDASLVISDLTKEVNECEFNEWYEILNRYENLYPLSYEDSKEVLKPQWVISRTAALAPKNSNIITDVGQHQMWVAQFYPFYEPRRLSTSGGLGTMGYSIPAALGVAFAKEDELVINFVGDGSFLMNVQELMTLIAQRKKVINIILNNSYLGMVRQWQTRFYEQRYSSTDLEDVQPDFVALAKSFGCDAYRVSTKTEFDEAFKKCLDSKNTCVLDVIVNRFEDVLPMVPAGAALYNMILPSNLITKEDK, from the coding sequence ATGATTAGTGGTGCAAAAATAATCTGCAAGGCGTTAAAAGAAGAAGGTGTTGAAGTAGTTTTTGGTTATCCTGGTGGAGCTGCTTTAAATATTTATGATGAAATTTACAAACAAAATGATTTTAAACATATTTTAGTTCGTCACGAGCAAAGTGCTGCACATGCGGCTGATGCTTATTCAAGAGCTAGTTCTAAGGTAGGCGTTGCTTTGGTTACAAGCGGACCTGGTTTTACAAATACACTAACTGGCTTAGCAACTGCTTATTGTGATAGTATTCCAATGGTTTTAATATCAGCTCAAGTTGCTACAAGTTTAATTGGAACCGATGCTTTTCAAGAAATTGATGCTATTGGTATGAGTAGACCCTGTGTAAAACATAGCTACCTAGTAAAAGATATAAAAGATTTAGCAAAAACAATAAAAGAAGCTTTTTATATAGCAAAAAGTGGTCGCCCAGGTCCTGTACATATTGATATTCCTAAAGATATTACCGCTTTAAAATATGAATTTAACTATCCAAGCGAAGTAAATCTTAAAACTTATAAACCAACTTACAAAGGTCATTTAAAACAAATAAAAAAACTAGCTCAAGCCATAAACGAGAGTAAAAAACCACTTTTATATATTGGCGGTGGTGCTATGAACGCATCAAATGAGATTAAAGAATTTATAAAAAAGGCAAAAATCCCTTCAGTTTGCACATTAATGGCTTTAGGAATTTTACCAGATGATGAAAAATTAAATCTAAAAATGGCAGGAATGCACGGAAGCTATAAAGCAAATATGGCAATTAGCGAGTGCGATTTATTAATTAGCATAGGCGCTAGATTTGATGATAGAATCACAGGTAAAACAAGTGAATTTGCTAAAATGGCAAAAATAGCTCATATTGATATTGACCCTTGCTCTATTTCAAAAATTATTAAAGCTGATTATCCAATAGTAGGAGATGCTAGCTTAGTAATTTCTGATTTAACAAAGGAAGTTAATGAATGTGAATTTAATGAGTGGTATGAAATTTTAAATAGATATGAAAATCTTTATCCATTAAGCTATGAAGATAGCAAAGAAGTTTTAAAACCTCAATGGGTAATATCTCGCACAGCAGCCCTTGCTCCAAAAAATTCAAATATAATTACTGATGTTGGTCAGCATCAAATGTGGGTAGCACAATTTTATCCTTTTTATGAGCCAAGAAGACTTAGCACAAGCGGAGGTTTAGGTACGATGGGTTATTCTATTCCTGCTGCACTTGGAGTTGCTTTTGCTAAAGAAGATGAGCTTGTGATTAATTTTGTTGGAGATGGTTCTTTTTTAATGAATGTGCAAGAACTAATGACCTTAATCGCTCAAAGAAAAAAAGTAATAAATATAATTTTAAACAACTCTTATTTAGGTATGGTAAGACAATGGCAAACTAGATTTTATGAGCAAAGATATTCAAGCACGGATTTAGAAGATGTACAGCCTGATTTTGTAGCCTTAGCAAAAAGTTTTGGTTGTGATGCTTATAGAGTTAGCACAAAAACAGAATTTGATGAAGCTTTTAAAAAGTGTTTAGATAGTAAAAACACTTGTGTTTTAGATGTAATTGTAAATAGATTTGAAGATGTATTGCCGATGGTACCTGCAGGAGCAGCTTTATATAATATGATTTTACCAAGCAACTTAATCACAAAGGAAGATAAATGA
- a CDS encoding TolC family protein: MKKILFYTLLSLSLNASDLKQMLNSLKDSENIKALDLNLLAKNEAKDEVFLRYLPSLDLNLNAFNTSKDRLLIEPKNNLSASFIINALLYDGKRSANIKLADKNYQLQKIKTEKDKNEVAFNLIKLYYTYLTLEKNIEYQEKNIDYLNAELNRLNSLKNAGLKSFDELAIFTANVSLKKAQVLEYQTKKDEVLRMIHLLTNSTLIPSVDSKIQLLQDTNNSFDVAISDIQSELALLNKELKKANFYPSIYLQDNLTFANSKYDYSTFSPYDSIAKAKIKEKTAKNTILLGVKFNLFSFFADKKALESAKVQSLAAKLKNNFDKKQNKTNIENIKAQINTSKALIDANLERVKASELAFESIRQKYEAGLVSYVEYLNALELNEAANAALTLSENDLEIKKASLLNEIGVVLDERIVK; encoded by the coding sequence ATGAAAAAAATATTATTTTATACATTGTTAAGTTTAAGTTTAAATGCTAGTGATTTAAAACAAATGTTAAATTCTTTAAAAGATAGCGAGAATATAAAGGCATTAGATTTAAATTTATTGGCAAAAAATGAAGCAAAAGATGAGGTTTTTTTAAGATATTTACCTAGCCTAGATTTAAATTTAAATGCTTTTAACACTAGTAAAGATAGATTATTAATTGAGCCAAAAAATAATTTAAGTGCTAGTTTTATTATAAATGCACTGTTATATGATGGAAAAAGAAGTGCAAATATTAAGCTTGCAGATAAAAATTATCAATTACAAAAAATAAAAACAGAAAAAGATAAAAACGAAGTAGCATTTAATTTAATTAAACTTTATTATACATACTTAACTCTTGAAAAAAATATAGAATATCAAGAAAAAAATATAGATTATTTAAATGCTGAATTAAATAGATTAAATTCTTTAAAAAACGCAGGTTTAAAAAGTTTTGATGAATTAGCTATTTTTACTGCAAATGTTAGTTTAAAAAAGGCACAGGTTTTAGAATATCAAACAAAAAAAGATGAGGTTTTAAGGATGATACATTTGCTAACTAACTCAACACTAATTCCAAGCGTAGATAGTAAAATTCAGCTTTTACAAGATACAAATAATTCTTTTGATGTGGCAATAAGTGATATTCAAAGCGAATTAGCCTTATTAAATAAAGAGCTAAAAAAGGCAAATTTTTACCCTAGTATTTATTTGCAAGACAATTTAACTTTTGCAAATTCAAAATACGATTATTCAACTTTTTCGCCATACGATAGCATTGCTAAAGCAAAAATTAAAGAAAAAACTGCTAAAAATACAATTTTATTAGGTGTAAAGTTTAATTTATTTTCATTTTTTGCAGACAAAAAAGCTTTAGAATCAGCAAAGGTGCAAAGTTTAGCAGCTAAATTAAAAAATAATTTTGATAAAAAACAAAATAAAACAAATATTGAAAATATAAAAGCACAAATAAATACAAGCAAAGCTTTAATTGATGCAAATCTTGAAAGAGTAAAAGCAAGCGAACTTGCCTTTGAATCTATTAGGCAAAAATATGAAGCAGGGCTTGTATCTTATGTAGAATACTTAAATGCTTTAGAATTAAACGAAGCTGCAAATGCTGCACTAACTTTAAGTGAAAATGATTTAGAAATAAAAAAAGCAAGTTTATTAAATGAAATAGGTGTTGTCTTAGATGAAAGGATAGTAAAATGA
- the fliP gene encoding flagellar type III secretion system pore protein FliP (The bacterial flagellar biogenesis protein FliP forms a type III secretion system (T3SS)-type pore required for flagellar assembly.), which produces MRKILFLLIATMIFAAPLSVPTLNLNLSAPNSASQLVTTLNVVIVLTILALAPSIIFVCTSFLRLVIVFSFLRQAMGTQAMPPNTILISLALVLTFFIMQPASKQAYDNAIKPYIDEKISYEEAFNLGVKPFKEFMLRNTRQKDLALFYRLKNLENPTSVEEIELTTLVPAFMISELKTAFEIGFLLYLPFLVIDMVVSSVLMAMGMMMLPPVMISLPFKILIFVLVDGWNLLIGNLVKSFT; this is translated from the coding sequence GTGAGAAAAATACTATTTTTATTAATTGCTACTATGATTTTTGCTGCGCCGCTTAGCGTTCCTACGCTTAATTTAAATCTAAGCGCTCCAAATTCAGCTAGCCAACTTGTAACTACTTTAAATGTTGTTATTGTGCTTACTATTTTAGCCCTTGCACCTAGTATTATTTTTGTATGCACTTCTTTTTTAAGGCTTGTTATTGTTTTTTCTTTTTTAAGACAGGCAATGGGTACTCAGGCTATGCCGCCTAATACAATTTTAATTTCTCTTGCTTTAGTACTTACTTTTTTTATTATGCAACCAGCTAGCAAGCAAGCTTATGATAATGCAATAAAGCCTTATATTGATGAAAAAATTTCTTATGAAGAAGCCTTTAATTTAGGTGTAAAGCCTTTTAAAGAATTTATGTTAAGAAACACAAGGCAAAAAGATTTAGCCTTGTTTTATAGATTAAAAAATTTAGAAAATCCTACAAGTGTTGAAGAAATAGAACTTACAACCTTGGTTCCTGCTTTTATGATAAGCGAATTAAAAACCGCATTTGAAATTGGCTTTTTATTATATTTGCCATTTTTAGTAATTGATATGGTAGTATCATCGGTTTTAATGGCAATGGGTATGATGATGTTACCGCCTGTTATGATTTCTTTACCATTTAAAATACTTATTTTTGTGTTGGTAGATGGTTGGAATTTATTAATTGGAAATTTAGTAAAAAGTTTTACATAG